In Lagopus muta isolate bLagMut1 chromosome 29, bLagMut1 primary, whole genome shotgun sequence, one genomic interval encodes:
- the SYT11 gene encoding synaptotagmin-11 isoform X2 has translation MAEITSVHPGFDVSPVVAGLIGATVLVVSVSVTVFVWTCCHQQAEKKHKTPPYKFIHMLKGISIYPETLSNKKKINRIRRDKNGAPKETGRGNLLVNAAESGLVGSDKAPDGPNAAPHIDQLPIKVDYGDELSPDQSLTPGGSKTSSPSSPGEDVLLGELTFSVDYNFPKKALVVTIQEAHGLPVMDEHTQSSDPYIKMTILPDKRHRVKTRVLRKTLDPVFDETFTFYGIPYSQLQDLVLHFLVLSFDRFSRDDVIGEVMVPLAGVDPSTGKVQLTREILKRNIQKCISRGELQVSLSYQPVAQRMTVVVLKARHLPKMDITGLSDPYVKVNVYYGRKRIAKKKTHVKKCTLNPVFNESFIYDIPVDLLPDISIEFLVIDFDRTTKNEVVGRLILGAHSITAAGVEHWREVCENPRKPVAKWHSLSEY, from the exons ATGTCTCTCCAGTTGTGGCAGGCCTCATTGGTGCTACTGTCCTGGTGGTTTCTGTCTCAGTAACAGTTTTTGTGTGGACATGCTGTCaccagcaagcagaaaaaaagcacaaaaccccACCGTATAAATTCATTCACATGTTGAAAGGCATCAGCATCTATCCGGAGACCTTGagtaacaagaagaaaatcaacCGAATCCGGAGAGACAAGAATGGCGCTCCTAAGGAGACTGGGAGGGGAAACCTTTTGGTGAATGCTGCTGAATCTGGCTTGGTAGGCTCTGATAAGGCTCCAGATGGGCCAAACGCAGCTCCCCACATTGATCAGCTTCCGATCAAAGTAGATTATGGAGATGAACTAAGCCCAGATCAAAGCCTCACTCCAGGAGGAAGTAAAACCTCCTCACCATCTTCTCCAGGAGAGGACGTCCTGTTGGGTGAGCTGACTTTCTCAGTGGACTACAACTTCCCCAAAAAAGCACTGGTGGTCACCATTCAGGAGGCCCACGGGCTGCCCGTGATGGATGAGCACACTCAGAGCTCTGACCCGTACATCAAGATGACCATTCTTCCCGACAAGAGGCATCGCGTGAAGACTCGCGTGCTTCGCAAGACGTTGGATCCAGTCTTTGATGAAACCTTCACCTTCTATGGGATCCCCTACAGCCAGCTCCAGGATTTGGTGCTTCACTTCCTGGTGTTGAGTTTCGATCGCTTTTCTCGAGATGATGTGATTGGAGAAGTCATGGTGCCCCTTGCAGGAGTGGATCCGAGCACCGGGAAGGTTCAGCTGACCAGGGAGATTCTCAAAAGGAACATACAG AAATGCATTAgcagaggagagctgcaggtCTCACTATCTTACCAACCCGTGGCGCAGAGAATGACTGTTGTGGTGCTGAAAGCCAGACATTTGCCAAAGATGGATATCACTGGCCTCTCAG ATCCCTACGTTAAGGTGAATGTTTATTACGGAAGAAAGCGCATAGCAAAAAAGAAGACCCACGTGAAGAAGTGCACTTTGAACCCCGTCTTCAACGAATCCTTCATTTATGACATCCCTGTTGATCTCCTTCCTGACATCAGCATCGAATTCCTGGTCATCGATTTCGACCGTACCACAAAAAATGAAGTGGTGGGACGGCTGATTTTGGGAGctcacagcatcactgcagctggTGTGGAGCACTGGAGAGAGGTTTGTGAGAATCCTAGAAAGCCGGTGGCCAAATGGCACAGCCTGAGCGAATACTAG
- the SYT11 gene encoding synaptotagmin-11 isoform X1, protein MAEITSVHPGFDVSPVVAGLIGATVLVVSVSVTVFVWTCCHQQAEKKHKTPPYKFIHMLKGISIYPETLSNKKKINRIRRDKNGAPKETGRGNLLVNAAESGLVGSDKAPDGPNAAPHIDQLPIKVDYGDELSPDQSLTPGGSKTSSPSSPGEDVLLGELTFSVDYNFPKKALVVTIQEAHGLPVMDEHTQSSDPYIKMTILPDKRHRVKTRVLRKTLDPVFDETFTFYGIPYSQLQDLVLHFLVLSFDRFSRDDVIGEVMVPLAGVDPSTGKVQLTREILKRNIQKCISRGELQVSLSYQPVAQRMTVVVLKARHLPKMDITGLSGNPYVKVNVYYGRKRIAKKKTHVKKCTLNPVFNESFIYDIPVDLLPDISIEFLVIDFDRTTKNEVVGRLILGAHSITAAGVEHWREVCENPRKPVAKWHSLSEY, encoded by the exons ATGTCTCTCCAGTTGTGGCAGGCCTCATTGGTGCTACTGTCCTGGTGGTTTCTGTCTCAGTAACAGTTTTTGTGTGGACATGCTGTCaccagcaagcagaaaaaaagcacaaaaccccACCGTATAAATTCATTCACATGTTGAAAGGCATCAGCATCTATCCGGAGACCTTGagtaacaagaagaaaatcaacCGAATCCGGAGAGACAAGAATGGCGCTCCTAAGGAGACTGGGAGGGGAAACCTTTTGGTGAATGCTGCTGAATCTGGCTTGGTAGGCTCTGATAAGGCTCCAGATGGGCCAAACGCAGCTCCCCACATTGATCAGCTTCCGATCAAAGTAGATTATGGAGATGAACTAAGCCCAGATCAAAGCCTCACTCCAGGAGGAAGTAAAACCTCCTCACCATCTTCTCCAGGAGAGGACGTCCTGTTGGGTGAGCTGACTTTCTCAGTGGACTACAACTTCCCCAAAAAAGCACTGGTGGTCACCATTCAGGAGGCCCACGGGCTGCCCGTGATGGATGAGCACACTCAGAGCTCTGACCCGTACATCAAGATGACCATTCTTCCCGACAAGAGGCATCGCGTGAAGACTCGCGTGCTTCGCAAGACGTTGGATCCAGTCTTTGATGAAACCTTCACCTTCTATGGGATCCCCTACAGCCAGCTCCAGGATTTGGTGCTTCACTTCCTGGTGTTGAGTTTCGATCGCTTTTCTCGAGATGATGTGATTGGAGAAGTCATGGTGCCCCTTGCAGGAGTGGATCCGAGCACCGGGAAGGTTCAGCTGACCAGGGAGATTCTCAAAAGGAACATACAG AAATGCATTAgcagaggagagctgcaggtCTCACTATCTTACCAACCCGTGGCGCAGAGAATGACTGTTGTGGTGCTGAAAGCCAGACATTTGCCAAAGATGGATATCACTGGCCTCTCAGGTA ATCCCTACGTTAAGGTGAATGTTTATTACGGAAGAAAGCGCATAGCAAAAAAGAAGACCCACGTGAAGAAGTGCACTTTGAACCCCGTCTTCAACGAATCCTTCATTTATGACATCCCTGTTGATCTCCTTCCTGACATCAGCATCGAATTCCTGGTCATCGATTTCGACCGTACCACAAAAAATGAAGTGGTGGGACGGCTGATTTTGGGAGctcacagcatcactgcagctggTGTGGAGCACTGGAGAGAGGTTTGTGAGAATCCTAGAAAGCCGGTGGCCAAATGGCACAGCCTGAGCGAATACTAG